The following are from one region of the Flavobacteriaceae bacterium UJ101 genome:
- the ubiG gene encoding 2-polyprenyl-6-hydroxyphenol methylase (O-methyltransferase that catalyzes the 2 O-methylation steps in the ubiquinone biosynthetic pathway; Belongs to the methyltransferase superfamily. UbiG/COQ3 family.; KEGG: apm:HIMB5_00011460 2-polyprenyl-6-hydroxyphenyl methylase / 3-demethylubiquinone-9 3-methyltransferase), which yields MKVKNIVRITEKPNLYEKGTSFMWTDLHISKQLLQIHLNPDIDLASRKKSTIEKTVKWILETKNSNEKLNILDLGCGPGLYTELLAKKGHNVTGIDISKNSIDYAIKSAKEKGLDIDYQNASYLDVDFGQEKFDLVVLIYTDLGVLLPMQREKLLINVFRALKRGGVFIFDVLKDRRLSDKLLPKTWEANNAGFWKEIPYLALSESFLYEKEKVILFQHSIIASNENIAIYRFWTHFFSQNDIVKMLDKQNFRSIEFQEDILPESDMWNGDHVIFTKCKK from the coding sequence ATGAAAGTAAAAAATATTGTAAGAATTACTGAGAAACCGAACCTCTATGAGAAAGGAACCTCTTTTATGTGGACTGATTTACATATTTCAAAGCAATTATTACAAATACATCTAAATCCAGATATTGATTTAGCGAGTCGTAAAAAATCAACAATAGAAAAGACAGTTAAATGGATTTTAGAAACTAAAAATAGCAATGAGAAACTAAATATTTTAGATTTGGGCTGTGGGCCAGGCTTGTACACAGAACTTCTTGCAAAGAAGGGGCACAATGTTACAGGAATTGATATCTCAAAGAATTCGATTGATTATGCTATTAAATCAGCAAAAGAGAAAGGATTGGATATTGATTATCAAAATGCAAGTTATTTGGATGTTGATTTTGGACAAGAAAAATTTGATTTAGTAGTACTTATTTATACGGATTTGGGAGTATTATTACCCATGCAGAGAGAAAAACTTTTAATTAATGTTTTTCGAGCGCTAAAAAGAGGTGGAGTCTTTATTTTTGATGTTTTAAAGGATAGAAGATTGAGTGATAAATTATTGCCTAAAACATGGGAAGCCAATAATGCCGGTTTTTGGAAAGAAATACCATATTTAGCCTTGTCAGAATCGTTTTTGTATGAGAAGGAAAAAGTAATTTTGTTTCAGCACTCTATAATTGCAAGTAATGAAAATATAGCAATTTACCGCTTTTGGACTCATTTCTTTTCTCAAAATGATATAGTGAAAATGTTAGATAAACAGAATTTCAGAAGTATTGAATTCCAAGAAGATATTTTACCTGAAAGTGATATGTGGAATGGAGATCATGTAATATTTACAAAGTGTAAGAAGTAG
- the nosZ gene encoding nitrous-oxide reductase (Nitrous-oxide reductase is part of a bacterial respiratory system which is activated under anaerobic conditions in the presence of nitrate or nitrous oxide; Belongs to the NosZ family; In the C-terminal sectio; belongs to the cytochrome c oxidase subunit 2 family.; KEGG: lbi:LEPBI_I0383 nitrous-oxide reductase) has translation MKQLLAKLLVLSTTVALLVSCGSKDNVAPRGTDNVVSDAASKTYVKPGEYDEFYAFLSGGFSGQLSVYGLPSGRLLKVIPTFSVDPEKGYGFNEETKPMLETSVGFVPWDDAHHPELSQTNGETDGRWIFINGNNTPRIARIDLGTFETTEIIEIPNSGGNHSSPFTTENTEYVVAGTRFSVPIPQEDIAISEYKGKFKGALSFISVDKDSGDMGLAFQVLMPGFDYDLAHSGKGKSHGWTFFTTYNTEESNTLMEVGASQNDKDFIAAINWKKAEEYIAQGKFKEVPANYVNNEYSDETHSAVTKRLNKVKVLDPVECPGLVYFLPTPKSPHGVDVDPSGEYIVGNGKLSADLTVHSFTKVLDAIENKKFEGEAYGIPVLKMEDILAGIVKEPGLGPLHTEFDGRGNAYTTFFISSEVVKWKLGTWEVIDRQPTYYSVGHLMIPGGDSAKPDGKYLVAMNKITKDRYLPTGPEMNHSAQLYDISGEKMKLLLDFPTIGEPHYAQGIAASKIKSKKIYKLEENKHPYVAKTEADAKVVREGKDVHVYMTSIRSHFAPDNIEGIKVGDNVYFHVTNLEQDWDVPHGFAVMKARNAELLIMPGQTETLLWRPQEPGIYPMYCTDFCSALHQEMQGYVRVSPAGSNTELKWSVGEVDEE, from the coding sequence ATGAAACAATTATTAGCTAAACTATTGGTACTTTCCACTACCGTCGCACTATTAGTAAGCTGTGGTAGTAAGGATAATGTTGCTCCTAGAGGGACAGATAATGTCGTCTCAGATGCAGCATCAAAGACGTATGTAAAGCCTGGAGAATATGATGAGTTTTATGCATTTCTTTCAGGAGGATTTAGTGGGCAACTATCGGTATATGGATTACCTTCTGGTAGATTGCTAAAAGTGATACCAACATTTTCTGTTGATCCAGAAAAAGGATATGGATTTAACGAAGAGACCAAACCAATGCTAGAGACATCAGTAGGGTTTGTACCTTGGGATGATGCCCATCACCCTGAATTATCACAGACAAACGGTGAAACTGACGGACGATGGATTTTTATCAATGGAAATAATACACCTCGTATCGCTCGAATAGATTTAGGGACATTTGAAACAACAGAAATTATTGAAATTCCTAATAGTGGAGGTAATCATAGCTCGCCTTTTACAACAGAAAATACAGAGTATGTTGTAGCAGGAACTCGTTTTTCTGTACCTATTCCTCAAGAAGATATTGCAATTTCTGAATACAAAGGGAAATTTAAAGGAGCTTTATCTTTTATTAGCGTAGATAAAGATTCTGGAGATATGGGACTAGCTTTTCAAGTTCTAATGCCTGGTTTTGATTATGACTTAGCCCATTCAGGAAAAGGGAAATCACATGGTTGGACTTTCTTTACCACTTATAATACTGAAGAAAGTAATACCTTGATGGAAGTAGGAGCTTCTCAAAATGATAAAGACTTTATAGCAGCCATTAATTGGAAAAAAGCAGAAGAATATATTGCGCAAGGAAAATTTAAAGAAGTTCCTGCAAATTATGTGAATAACGAATATAGTGATGAAACACATTCTGCTGTGACTAAAAGGTTAAATAAGGTAAAAGTGTTGGATCCGGTAGAGTGTCCAGGATTGGTTTATTTTTTACCAACTCCTAAATCACCTCATGGAGTTGATGTAGATCCATCGGGTGAATATATTGTTGGAAATGGTAAGTTATCAGCCGATTTAACAGTTCATTCTTTTACAAAAGTATTAGATGCCATTGAAAATAAGAAATTTGAAGGAGAAGCTTATGGAATTCCTGTTCTTAAAATGGAGGATATATTAGCAGGTATTGTAAAAGAACCAGGGTTAGGTCCTTTACACACTGAGTTTGATGGAAGAGGAAATGCTTATACGACTTTCTTTATTTCTTCTGAAGTAGTAAAATGGAAATTAGGAACTTGGGAAGTTATAGACAGACAACCAACCTATTATTCAGTAGGACATTTAATGATTCCAGGAGGTGATAGTGCCAAACCAGATGGTAAATATTTAGTTGCGATGAATAAAATTACAAAAGATCGTTATTTACCAACAGGTCCTGAAATGAATCATTCAGCTCAATTATATGATATTTCGGGAGAGAAAATGAAGCTTTTATTAGATTTTCCAACAATTGGAGAACCTCATTATGCACAAGGGATTGCAGCTAGTAAAATTAAATCAAAAAAGATTTATAAACTAGAGGAAAATAAACATCCTTATGTTGCGAAAACAGAAGCAGATGCGAAAGTAGTACGCGAAGGAAAAGATGTACATGTATATATGACTTCTATTCGTAGTCACTTTGCCCCGGATAATATTGAAGGGATAAAAGTAGGTGATAATGTCTATTTTCACGTAACCAACTTAGAACAAGATTGGGATGTTCCTCATGGTTTTGCTGTTATGAAAGCAAGAAATGCTGAATTATTAATTATGCCTGGACAAACAGAAACACTCCTTTGGAGACCTCAAGAACCAGGTATTTATCCTATGTATTGTACGGATTTTTGTTCTGCATTACATCAAGAAATGCAAGGATATGTACGTGTTTCTCCTGCAGGGAGTAATACGGAATTGAAATGGTCAGTAGGAGAAGTAGACGAAGAATAA
- a CDS encoding putative HTH-type transcriptional regulator (Contains 1 HTH rrf2-type DNA-binding domain.), translating to MFTRMTKYGIRAIFYIAKERTGHKRFKANDIAKALDIPEPFLKKILQQLSQKKIVSSSKGPGGGFYMNEENLQKTIFDIVIVLEGDDIFNKCVLDLYDCSDRNPCPLHDKYSILKRGLEKKFKEQTIQYVIDNLDGIIKI from the coding sequence ATGTTTACACGAATGACTAAATATGGTATAAGGGCCATTTTCTATATAGCAAAAGAAAGAACCGGGCATAAGAGATTCAAAGCAAATGACATAGCTAAAGCTCTTGATATTCCTGAACCTTTTTTAAAAAAAATACTTCAACAACTATCTCAAAAAAAAATTGTTTCTTCTTCTAAAGGACCTGGAGGTGGTTTTTATATGAATGAAGAAAATTTACAAAAAACAATTTTTGATATTGTAATTGTATTAGAAGGTGACGATATCTTCAACAAATGTGTACTTGATCTATATGATTGTTCTGATCGAAATCCTTGTCCTTTACATGACAAATATTCTATCTTAAAAAGAGGGCTTGAAAAAAAGTTCAAAGAACAAACCATTCAATATGTAATTGATAATCTTGATGGAATTATTAAAATTTAA
- a CDS encoding intraflagellar transport protein 88 like protein (Involved in primary cilium biogenesis. Also involved in autophagy since it is required for trafficking of ATG16L and the expansion of the autophagic compartment (By similarity); Contains 12 TPR repeats.), which translates to MNDDFLYNENVERFEEMLSKNETWYYDAEEIVDIITFYIDINDVNNAQKALDYAFSIHPENLDIQVKKVEVLIAKRKFTQAQDLITKLNSMIPSNTDLLIAQAKIFSIKKNYQKAIEFYELALENSDETEFLLSSIGNEFLNLNANEKALSYFKKALKINLDDEYAFYSIIHCYNQLKDTVNCIEFLLDYIDQRPYSDYAWYNLGLEYKKQHNFSEALRAFDYAILINQKFLSAYWQKANALEKISRYEEAIEVYEESLQYDDTPSFTHVKIGKCYKKLKLELKALASFYNAIYDDPQMDKAWAEAADVYAEMENLGEAIYYLKRALELNPDHIRYIKKYITLSIENQSIDEALNYYDRLIQLEPDNHNNILGKAELLLFTKDYTQVIDFLEDYRKEHTHPEALYYLSFSYFLTHQTYLGFDLFKYAYALAPELIKVYTKRFPKVFQNPLIKSFLNEK; encoded by the coding sequence ATGAATGATGATTTTTTATATAATGAAAATGTAGAACGTTTTGAAGAAATGTTATCTAAAAATGAAACTTGGTATTATGATGCTGAGGAGATTGTAGATATCATTACTTTCTATATTGACATCAACGATGTAAACAACGCTCAAAAGGCTTTGGATTATGCTTTTAGCATTCATCCTGAGAATTTAGACATCCAAGTAAAAAAAGTAGAAGTATTAATTGCTAAACGAAAATTTACACAAGCGCAGGATTTAATTACTAAATTGAATTCTATGATTCCTTCTAATACTGATCTTTTAATTGCTCAAGCCAAAATATTTTCTATCAAGAAAAATTATCAAAAAGCCATTGAATTTTATGAGCTAGCACTTGAAAACAGTGATGAAACAGAATTTTTATTAAGTAGTATTGGAAATGAATTCTTAAATCTAAATGCAAATGAAAAAGCTTTATCATACTTTAAAAAAGCCTTGAAAATTAATTTAGATGATGAATATGCCTTCTACTCTATCATTCATTGCTATAATCAACTAAAAGATACCGTAAATTGTATTGAATTTTTATTAGATTATATTGATCAACGTCCTTATTCTGATTATGCTTGGTATAATCTGGGATTAGAATATAAAAAGCAACATAACTTTTCAGAAGCATTACGCGCTTTTGATTATGCAATTCTCATTAACCAAAAGTTTTTGTCTGCCTATTGGCAAAAAGCAAATGCTCTTGAAAAAATTTCTCGCTATGAAGAAGCAATTGAAGTTTATGAGGAATCATTACAATACGACGATACTCCTTCCTTTACACATGTTAAAATAGGAAAATGTTATAAAAAATTAAAGTTAGAACTAAAAGCATTGGCTTCATTTTATAATGCCATATACGATGATCCTCAAATGGATAAAGCTTGGGCAGAAGCAGCTGATGTTTATGCTGAAATGGAAAATCTAGGAGAGGCTATTTATTACTTAAAAAGAGCCTTAGAACTTAATCCAGACCATATTCGTTACATTAAAAAATATATTACTTTAAGTATTGAAAATCAAAGTATTGATGAAGCTTTAAATTATTATGATCGATTAATTCAATTAGAGCCTGACAATCATAATAATATTTTAGGAAAAGCTGAATTGCTTCTTTTTACTAAAGACTATACTCAAGTAATTGATTTTTTAGAAGATTATCGAAAAGAACATACCCATCCAGAAGCACTATATTACCTCTCTTTCAGCTATTTTTTAACACATCAAACTTATTTAGGTTTTGATCTTTTTAAATATGCTTATGCATTAGCTCCTGAATTAATCAAAGTTTACACAAAAAGATTTCCAAAGGTCTTTCAAAACCCACTTATTAAAAGTTTTCTAAACGAAAAATAA
- a CDS encoding iron-chelate-transporting ATPase (Part of the ABC transporter complex MetNIQ involved in methionine import. Responsible for energy coupling to the transport system; Belongs to the ABC transporter superfamily. Methionine importer (TC 3.A.1.24) family; Contains 1 ABC transporter domain.; KEGG: pge:LG71_21395 iron complex transport system ATP-binding protein), producing MEIIIEKLQKKYAKKEVLKDINITIDNKGVYAILGPNGSGKTTLLKSILGLVTPQKGNITLNQKTILNDWKYRKHVAYLPQIAHFPEQLKVSELFKLIESLRKEKGIHLDTLIEKFEMQSFLNQRVNTLSGGMKQKVNIVSGLMFETPIIILDEPTTGLDPLTVSTLKEIIFEEKKKGKTILLTSHIMSFVEEVSDELIFLLEGKVHVYSNISQLIKQYQKENLEQTLAQILKDYE from the coding sequence ATGGAAATAATAATTGAAAAATTACAAAAAAAATACGCTAAGAAAGAAGTCTTAAAAGATATTAATATTACGATTGATAATAAAGGTGTCTACGCTATATTAGGACCTAATGGGTCGGGGAAAACAACATTATTGAAGAGTATTTTAGGTTTAGTAACGCCACAAAAAGGAAATATTACCTTAAATCAAAAGACCATTTTAAATGATTGGAAATATCGTAAACACGTAGCGTATTTGCCACAAATAGCCCACTTTCCTGAGCAGTTGAAAGTAAGTGAATTATTTAAATTGATAGAATCACTTCGTAAAGAAAAAGGCATTCATTTAGATACATTAATTGAGAAGTTTGAAATGCAATCTTTTTTAAATCAAAGAGTGAATACACTTTCAGGAGGGATGAAACAAAAAGTGAATATTGTTTCAGGTTTAATGTTTGAGACCCCTATTATCATTTTAGATGAACCAACAACAGGTTTAGATCCTTTAACTGTTTCTACTTTGAAAGAAATCATTTTTGAAGAGAAGAAAAAAGGGAAGACCATTCTTTTAACCTCTCATATCATGAGTTTTGTGGAAGAAGTTTCAGATGAATTAATTTTTTTGTTAGAAGGGAAAGTTCATGTATATTCTAATATTAGTCAGTTGATTAAACAATATCAAAAAGAAAATTTAGAACAAACCTTAGCTCAAATACTAAAAGATTATGAATAA
- a CDS encoding aspartate kinase (Belongs to the aspartokinase family.; KEGG: bth:BT_1375 aspartate kinase) codes for MKVLKFGGTSVGNVENMRQVMKIVNDGEQKIVVLSAMAGTTNFLVELYELTKKRNEGFSVKHKIDVLKEQYIDVVENLYKTDVKKEAMRFVRNRFGKIYQAIDENPRDLEGYILAQGEILSTRLFTYLLKENNIDAECIPALEFMRIDMNGEPDRFFIKKTLGYYMERYPATIYVTQGYICRDFYGRITNLKRGGSDYTASIIGSRLRADNIQIWTDVDGFQNNDPRYVKKTQPISELSFEEAAELAYFGAKILHPQTVFPAQRRNIPVYLKNTLDPKAKGTRISSDVKANGVKAIAAKDGITAIKIKSERMLHSHGYLHKIFEVFSRHETPIDMITTSEVAVSLTIDNAKNLDKIVPELENFAKIEVDQEQSIVCLVGHEITKSNATYKLFGVLKDHTVRMISYGGSSNNISILVDTDKKVEVLNKLHKLVF; via the coding sequence ATGAAAGTTTTAAAGTTCGGAGGGACTTCAGTTGGAAATGTTGAGAATATGCGTCAGGTGATGAAAATTGTCAACGATGGTGAACAAAAAATAGTGGTTTTATCGGCCATGGCAGGAACAACTAATTTTTTAGTTGAACTGTATGAGTTAACCAAAAAACGTAACGAAGGGTTTTCAGTTAAACATAAAATTGATGTCTTAAAAGAACAATATATTGATGTTGTAGAGAATTTGTATAAAACAGATGTAAAGAAAGAAGCCATGCGTTTTGTGCGCAATCGGTTTGGAAAAATTTACCAAGCTATTGATGAGAACCCACGTGATTTAGAAGGGTATATTTTAGCACAAGGAGAAATTCTTTCGACACGCCTTTTTACTTATTTATTAAAAGAGAATAATATTGATGCAGAATGCATTCCTGCGTTAGAATTTATGCGTATTGACATGAATGGGGAACCTGATCGTTTTTTTATTAAAAAGACATTAGGTTATTATATGGAACGCTATCCTGCTACTATTTATGTAACTCAAGGGTATATTTGTCGTGATTTTTATGGTCGAATTACCAATTTAAAACGTGGAGGGTCAGATTATACGGCTTCGATTATAGGTTCTCGTTTACGAGCAGACAATATTCAAATTTGGACGGATGTTGATGGTTTTCAAAATAATGATCCTCGTTATGTTAAGAAAACACAGCCTATTTCAGAACTTTCTTTTGAGGAAGCAGCAGAATTAGCTTACTTTGGAGCAAAAATATTGCATCCACAAACGGTTTTCCCTGCACAAAGAAGAAACATTCCCGTTTATTTAAAAAATACCTTAGATCCGAAAGCAAAAGGAACAAGAATTTCTTCGGACGTTAAGGCAAATGGTGTGAAAGCTATTGCAGCAAAAGATGGTATTACAGCCATTAAAATTAAATCAGAAAGGATGTTACATTCACATGGGTATTTACATAAAATATTTGAAGTATTTTCACGTCATGAAACTCCAATTGATATGATTACCACTTCAGAAGTAGCCGTTTCATTGACCATTGATAATGCAAAAAATCTAGATAAGATTGTACCAGAACTGGAAAATTTTGCTAAAATAGAAGTAGATCAAGAACAATCTATTGTATGTTTAGTAGGACATGAGATTACAAAAAGTAACGCAACATATAAACTTTTTGGCGTGTTAAAAGATCATACCGTACGTATGATATCATATGGAGGTAGTTCAAATAATATTTCGATATTAGTAGATACAGATAAAAAAGTGGAAGTCTTAAATAAATTACATAAGTTGGTTTTTTAA
- the aroE gene encoding shikimate dehydrogenase (Involved in the biosynthesis of the chorismate, which leads to the biosynthesis of aromatic amino acids. Catalyzes the reversible NADPH linked reduction of 3-dehydroshikimate (DHSA) to yield shikimate (SA); Belongs to the shikimate dehydrogenase family.; KEGG: chu:CHU_0006 shikimate dehydrogenase) codes for MNTYGLIGKNISYSFSENYFSEKFKRESISNTVYKNFDLQDISEFSQLLQNTTLKGLNVTIPYKELIIPFLDQLSPEAEKIKAVNVIKFDDGKLIGHNSDIYGFEQSFKEKLKPHHQKALILGTGGASKAIQYALQKNNIAFQIVSRKSSLETITYNQLTQELLSEYLVIINCTPLGTFPKIDQKPSIPYQFLTNHHYLYDLVYNPTETLFMKEGLKRNASVKNGLKMLELQAEKAWEIWHSK; via the coding sequence ATGAACACATACGGTTTAATAGGGAAAAATATTTCTTATTCTTTTTCTGAAAACTATTTTTCTGAAAAATTTAAGCGAGAATCTATTTCCAATACGGTTTATAAAAATTTTGATTTACAAGATATTTCAGAATTCTCTCAACTCCTTCAAAATACAACCTTAAAAGGTTTAAATGTTACCATTCCTTATAAAGAACTTATTATTCCCTTTTTAGATCAACTGAGCCCCGAAGCTGAAAAAATTAAAGCAGTTAATGTGATTAAATTTGATGATGGGAAATTAATTGGTCATAATTCTGATATTTATGGATTTGAACAATCTTTTAAAGAAAAGCTAAAACCTCATCATCAAAAAGCGTTAATATTAGGTACTGGAGGTGCTTCAAAAGCAATTCAATATGCTTTACAAAAAAATAATATCGCTTTCCAAATTGTTTCTAGAAAATCATCTCTTGAAACAATCACTTACAATCAACTAACCCAAGAACTTTTATCAGAATATCTAGTAATTATTAACTGTACACCTCTTGGAACTTTTCCCAAAATAGATCAAAAACCTTCTATTCCATATCAATTCTTAACGAACCATCATTATTTATACGACTTGGTTTACAATCCTACTGAAACACTTTTTATGAAAGAAGGATTAAAAAGAAATGCTAGCGTAAAAAATGGATTAAAAATGTTAGAATTACAGGCTGAAAAAGCTTGGGAAATTTGGCATTCAAAATAG
- a CDS encoding hypothetical protein (KEGG: fnu:FN1006 UJ101; Transferring groups other than amino-acyl groups) has protein sequence MKIRETYRNDYTISTDKDKLDILSIHKFLANETDWANGIPIDTLKTSIENSLNFGLYYENKQIGFARIISDYSTIAYLGDVYVLKEYRGKGLSKWLINEIMEHPNLQGLRRWILLTNTAEWLYKKFGFTEIPNPEFYMEKHNPDVYNHRSRTNPSM, from the coding sequence ATGAAAATTAGAGAAACTTATAGAAATGATTATACCATTTCAACTGACAAGGATAAATTAGATATTTTGAGTATTCACAAATTCCTTGCAAATGAAACTGATTGGGCTAACGGAATTCCAATTGATACTTTGAAAACATCAATTGAAAACTCTTTGAATTTTGGGCTTTATTATGAAAACAAGCAAATTGGTTTTGCTAGAATAATTTCAGACTATTCAACTATTGCATATTTAGGAGATGTTTATGTTCTAAAAGAATATAGAGGAAAGGGATTAAGTAAATGGCTAATAAATGAAATAATGGAACATCCTAATCTTCAAGGATTAAGACGTTGGATTTTATTGACTAATACAGCTGAATGGCTTTATAAAAAGTTTGGGTTTACGGAAATACCTAATCCTGAATTTTATATGGAGAAACATAACCCAGATGTATATAATCACCGTTCTCGCACGAATCCTTCCATGTAG